GATCATAGGTGAGCTTGAAACGCACGGGGGCATTTCCGGCATCGTCAGGGACGAACGGTGGACGGAATGTATCTTCGACGAACACCGATGCGGTCTTGACACCATACTTCTCTGAAGTGCCTTCCTTCATGCCTGTGGATGCGAACTTGTATTCGAACACAGACAACGCAGAAGAGCCAGAGACTGGCGTAATGGCAACGTTTTCTCCAAGAGCGTTCCGTGCTGCGATACGGCCCTGACGACGTGCGTTGGTTGCCAGCGCGATGCGAGCCTCGCCTCCGGTTGGCGCAAACTTGATCTGGGTCGCATCACCAACGGCGAAGATGTCTGGAGCGCTGGTTGCCTGATGCTCGTCAATCTCGATAAGACCGTGGTCATCGACATCGACCGTATCCTTCAGCCAAGCGGTGTTCGCTCTGATGCCAGCGGTTTCGATGACGAGATCGGCGTCATAGCTGCCCTTGTCGGTCTTCACCTGAGCGACCTTGCCGTCCTTGCCAACAAAGCTTTGGACAGTCTGGCCCATGGCAGGCGTAATGCCGTGCTTGCTGACCACATCTTCCAGGGTTTCGGTGAATTCGGAATCGAGATACAGCTGCAGCATGCGCGGCAGAATGTCGATAAGCGTCACTTTCTTGCCAGCCTTGGCAAAGACTTCGGCAGCTTCGACACCGATGTAGCCGGCACCGATGACCACGACGTTCCTGATGTCAGGATCTACGGTTGCAGCCTTGAGCTTTATTGCCCAGTCGCGTCCACGCATTGCATAGACGTTCTGCAGATCCTTGCCTTCAACGGGCAGAGCGGCTGGAACCGCACCTGGACTCAGAATGAGCTTGTCATAAGACTCGTCTCGCTCTTCTCCCGACTTGAGATCCTTGACATGGACCTTATGTCCTGCAGCGTCAACCGATGTCACTTCCTGCTGAGTGAAGACATGCGCGCCCTTTGCGGTTTCTCCCTCTGGAGTCGCGTAGCGAACGGAATTGACATCCTTGACGACACCCTCCAAATACAGCTGCATGCCGCAAGAGAGGAAGGATAGGAAGTCGCCCTTCTCATACCACTGGATATTGGTATCTGGGGCATCCATCAGCAACTGCTGCACTGCCTCATACCCGCCGTGAGATGATCCTACCACTATGACTTTCTTAGCTGCACTCATTTGCAACCCAACCTTTCCAACCCTTTCGGGCTCAATCTTGTTCAACCTTTTGTGTGGACAAGTCTTTACGTTTCTTGTGCCGATGCGTTATCGTTCCCAGACCTGCAAGACATCACGAGAAATGCTGATATCTTGTGGTCCTAAGCGTTTCATTGAGCTACGAGATAGGGCAGATCCTCCTTGCGGATGGCTCCACTCTCAATTTTTGCCTTGCATTCCTTGCACAGTCCGCGGAATACAATCTGGGCTTCGAAAATCTCCATATCATGGGTATCGGCAGGCGTGAGGCAAGGAGCATGGCCAACCACGCAGTCGACATCCTCGACGCGTCCGCATACCACGCATTGCACATGATGGTGATTATCCGCGACCCGGGTTTCCCAACGAACGCTTGCCGAGTCGGGCAAGCTCACGCGTCTGACGAGACCATGCTGCTCCAACTGTTGCAGTATGACGTATGTGCCCTGCGTGGTGAGGTTTTCACGCTCTCCAGCATTGACATAGCCGATAATCTCACCGGCTGAGCTATGCGGATACGCTTCCAAAGTCGACAGCACTGCAAGACGCTGTGAAGTAACCCGGATATGCGCATTGCGCAAGGTGCTGCGCCAATCCGTCGCAATCTTGTGAAGCTTATGCTTCTGTGCGGTGCGATTTTCCTCAATGTTGCTCACAAGAACAGACTATATCATTGTTTTGAATTACTCAAATTAATGAATATGTCGTGATTTCTTGCTTGCTATGGCATTGCATCGCTCACATGGGAGCGTTTGAGCATAGAAAAAATATGAAGTTCCGAGTTTTGTTGCCTTTTTGAAGTATCAGAGCGCAATATCGGCACTATTGGGTCCGAATATGAGCGAAAAGTGCTTGTGTACTGTGAAATTGCCGCAAAACTCGAAATTCGAGTCCAAAAAGTTAGCTGTTTAAGCATCGCGCGTGGGCAGACCATGCTCGACCCATGGCTTCGACAAGAAAAACGTGGGTGGCCATGAACTTTCGTTCATGGCCACCCACGTTTTGAAACACTGATTGACTTATCGGTGTTGACTTATCAGTGTTGATTTATCAGTGTTGACTTAGCGGTGCATTTGCTGGTGCGTTAACCGGCAAGCACGTCCGAATCCTCGGCACCTTGCGTAACGACAGATCCCCGATCTACCGCGACGGTGAGCTTGTTGGAGTCAAAAGCGATGAAACCATCGTCAACCTTGAAGGCTTGACGAGTCCCTTCCGGATCCACAACAGTGACCGTGCCGCTTTTGATGACGGTGAGCACAGGTTCGTGGTTTGGCAGGATGCCCATGCCTCCCTCGGAGGCCGGTATGGTGACGGAACGTGCCTTCCCAGACCATACCGGGCGGTCGGCAGCAACAATGTTGACTGCCATCGTTGGTTTTTCAACGCCAGCCATAATCAGTTATTGCCCTTTTCCATGTCATGCCACTTCTTCTCCAGGTCATCGATGCCACCGACACCGGTGAACGCCTGAACTGGCACATCATCGTAGACGCCATCGCAGATTCTGGTGAATGCTTCGATGGTTTCATCCGCTGGCACGTATGAGCCTGGACGTCCGGTGAATTTTTCTGCAACATAGAAGTTCTGACCAAGGTACTGCTCAATGCGACGAGCGCGGTTGACTGTGGTCTTGTCTTCCTCAGAGAGTTCATCGATACCGATCAGGGCGATGATGTCCTGAAGTTCCTTGTTTCTCTGCAAGATGGCCTTCACACGGTTGGCGCAATCATAATGCGACTGACCAACATAGCGAGGATCCAGAATACGAGAGCTGGAACCGAGTGGATCGACTGCTGGATAAATACCCTTGGAAGCAATGTCACGAGAAAGCTCGGTCGTTGCATCCAAATGGGCGAATGTCGTTGCAGGGGCTGGATCAGTGTAATCATCCGCTGGCACATAAATGGCCTGAAGCGAAGTGATTGAGTGACCACGAGTCGAGGTGATGCGCTCCTGAAGAGCACCCATCTCATCAGCCAGGTTTGGCTGATAGCCGACTGCGGAAGGCATACGACCAAGCAAGGTGGAAACCTCCATGCCTGCCTGGGTGAATCGGAAGATGTTGTCGATGAAGAGCAGCACATCCTGATTCTGAACGTCACGGAAGTATTCTGCCATCGTCAAAGCGGTGAGCGGAACACGAAGTCGAGTCCCCGGGGGCTCATCCATCTGTCCGAAGACCAACGCAGTCTTTTCAAGCACGCCTGCCTCAGCCATTTCACCGATCAGATCGTTACCCTCACGGGTACGCTCTCCGACACCGGCAAATACCGAAACACCGCCGTGGTTCTGAGCCACACGCTGAATCATTTCCTGAATCAGCACGGTCTTGCCGACACCTGCACCGCCGAACAGACCGATCTTTCCACCCTGCACATACGGCGTAAGCAGATCGATGACCTTGATGCCCGTCTCGAACATCTCGGTTTTTGGCTCGAGCTGATCGAATGGCGGTGGATCGCGGTGGATTGGCCAGCGTTCCTTGACTGAAATCGTCTCGTCGTCGGATTTGTTCAAGATATGACCGACCACGTCGAAGACATGGCCCTTGGTCACGTCACCGACTGGCACCTCAATCGGGCCGCCTGTATCGGTGACTTTCGCGCCGCGCACGATGCCGTCAGTCGGCTTAAGAGCCACTGCGCGAACGATGGAGTCCCCGAGATGCTGCTCGACTTCCAGCGTGATCCCATGAACGCTTTCGCCCTCGGTGTCTCCCGTCGAGGCAATCTCTACGGTTAAGGCGTTGTAGATATCCGGCAGATGATTTACCGGAAATTCGATGTCGATAACCGAGCCTTGGACGCGAGTCACGCGACCCTGCGACACGGAATCCGTATCGTCGGGAGCCGTTCTGGTTTGAGTATTTTGCTCCGTAACCATTGGCGTTCCTACTCTTCCTCTTTGTTCAGCGCATCAGCGCTGCCAATTATTTCACTAAGTTCCTGCGTAATCGCAGCCTGTCGAGACTGGTTAAGCTGCCGTGTCAGATCGTCGATGAGATTGCGCGCATTATCCGTTGCCGTATGCATGGCATTCTGACGACTTGCCGTCTCAGAAGCTGCAGACGTGAGCAAGCATTCGTGGATTCGAGACTGAATGTACTTGGGAAGAATTGCATCCAGAACTTCATCCACACTTGGCTCGAACGAGTAGAGAGGCGAGGCACTGGATGCTTCGGACTTACTTTCGTTCTTCTGCAGGTCACCATGCTCGTCAGAGAGCACATCCTCGTCATTGGCACTGTCCGAAGCTGCTATGAGCTCGACCGGAAGCATCCTTAAGACGCGAACCCTCTGGACCACCATGTTGACGAATTCGGTGAA
This Bifidobacterium sp. WK041_4_12 DNA region includes the following protein-coding sequences:
- a CDS encoding Fur family transcriptional regulator translates to MSNIEENRTAQKHKLHKIATDWRSTLRNAHIRVTSQRLAVLSTLEAYPHSSAGEIIGYVNAGERENLTTQGTYVILQQLEQHGLVRRVSLPDSASVRWETRVADNHHHVQCVVCGRVEDVDCVVGHAPCLTPADTHDMEIFEAQIVFRGLCKECKAKIESGAIRKEDLPYLVAQ
- the atpD gene encoding F0F1 ATP synthase subunit beta translates to MVTEQNTQTRTAPDDTDSVSQGRVTRVQGSVIDIEFPVNHLPDIYNALTVEIASTGDTEGESVHGITLEVEQHLGDSIVRAVALKPTDGIVRGAKVTDTGGPIEVPVGDVTKGHVFDVVGHILNKSDDETISVKERWPIHRDPPPFDQLEPKTEMFETGIKVIDLLTPYVQGGKIGLFGGAGVGKTVLIQEMIQRVAQNHGGVSVFAGVGERTREGNDLIGEMAEAGVLEKTALVFGQMDEPPGTRLRVPLTALTMAEYFRDVQNQDVLLFIDNIFRFTQAGMEVSTLLGRMPSAVGYQPNLADEMGALQERITSTRGHSITSLQAIYVPADDYTDPAPATTFAHLDATTELSRDIASKGIYPAVDPLGSSSRILDPRYVGQSHYDCANRVKAILQRNKELQDIIALIGIDELSEEDKTTVNRARRIEQYLGQNFYVAEKFTGRPGSYVPADETIEAFTRICDGVYDDVPVQAFTGVGGIDDLEKKWHDMEKGNN
- a CDS encoding F0F1 ATP synthase subunit epsilon; the encoded protein is MAGVEKPTMAVNIVAADRPVWSGKARSVTIPASEGGMGILPNHEPVLTVIKSGTVTVVDPEGTRQAFKVDDGFIAFDSNKLTVAVDRGSVVTQGAEDSDVLAG
- a CDS encoding FAD-dependent oxidoreductase; translated protein: MSAAKKVIVVGSSHGGYEAVQQLLMDAPDTNIQWYEKGDFLSFLSCGMQLYLEGVVKDVNSVRYATPEGETAKGAHVFTQQEVTSVDAAGHKVHVKDLKSGEERDESYDKLILSPGAVPAALPVEGKDLQNVYAMRGRDWAIKLKAATVDPDIRNVVVIGAGYIGVEAAEVFAKAGKKVTLIDILPRMLQLYLDSEFTETLEDVVSKHGITPAMGQTVQSFVGKDGKVAQVKTDKGSYDADLVIETAGIRANTAWLKDTVDVDDHGLIEIDEHQATSAPDIFAVGDATQIKFAPTGGEARIALATNARRQGRIAARNALGENVAITPVSGSSALSVFEYKFASTGMKEGTSEKYGVKTASVFVEDTFRPPFVPDDAGNAPVRFKLTYDPANGRVMGAQIMSTENATANINAIALAVQLHATVEDLAYADFFFQPGFDRPWNIMNVAAQKAVAAMKAEK